From the Actinomyces sp. zg-332 genome, the window TGAAAACGCTGTTGAGCGACTAAGTCGTGCTAGCATCGATGAAACAAAATATGGCAAGAAAGATAAAGAAAAACTTTATTGGCTTGTAGATAATGTAATGCAGTCTATTTTGTCTTTAAAAGTCTTTTTTGTGCAGATTTTTGGCTCTGCTGTAATATTTTTTACTGTATTCTCTTTCACATATTTTACTGAAAAATGGGTGGCTATTGTTTTTTGCTTAATTTTTACACTTATTTTTTCTTCAATTTTTATAGGTATACTACCTGTGGTTGTAGGTAAAACTTATGCCGTTAAAGTTGCTTATATTTTGAGAAATTTATTGTATGGAGTTAGCCGTATAAATAATCGTCTAAATAGGGTAATCGTTGACCATAAACAAGAAAATATATCTGAGTTTGAGATTCGCACTAATGTTGCACGCGATTTACGTGAAGTTGTTGATGGTGCAGATAGCATTGAGACTTTCGAAGACGAAGATAGAGAAATAATAGAGTCGGTCTTTGAACTTGGCGATACTATTGTGCGTGAAGTAATGGTCCCTCGTATTGATATGATTACCGTTTCACCTAATGAAACTATTAATACAACTTTGACTTTATTTGTAAAATCAGGTTATTCGCGTATACCAGTTGTGGGTAAAAATATAGATGA encodes:
- a CDS encoding hemolysin family protein is translated as MDYIWFLILGLVLGIFSSIVLTGENAVERLSRASIDETKYGKKDKEKLYWLVDNVMQSILSLKVFFVQIFGSAVIFFTVFSFTYFTEKWVAIVFCLIFTLIFSSIFIGILPVVVGKTYAVKVAYILRNLLYGVSRINNRLNRVIVDHKQENISEFEIRTNVARDLREVVDGADSIETFEDEDREIIESVFELGDTIVREVMVPRIDMITVSPNETINTTLTLFVKSGYSRIPVVGKNIDDVYGVVYLKDILHRLHYHPDDKNELINTVMRPAHFVPETIYSDNLLRKMQEELFHIAIVVDEYGGTAGLVTIEDLLEVLVGDLFDEHDKKIQEPEEISPGIWKVPARFPINELDELLDVEIEDEDVDTVNGLLAKAIGKVPLPGTSGKIYGLNLIAQEAIGRRKQIGAIVISKNDEFEE